The region AACTCGCTCGACGTGCCGAACGCGTCCTGCATTTGCGTCGACTGCCAGAGCGCGACGCCCGCCGGCCAGAGGAAAAAGATCGCGGTGATCGCGAGCTGCGGCGCGACGAGCAGGTACGGCAGCACGCTCGCGCCGAAACGGGAATGGGGTGTCATCGGCAGGATTCCGAACGGACTAACGTCTGACGAATGCCGCCGGGCGCGGCGGGCCGCGCAGCCCGTTTGCTCGCGCAACCGCATGCGCGAAAAGGCCGCGCCGGCCGAGCCGCACGCCGGCGGCGCGGGCTCAGCCGCCCGATTTCTCGAAGCGGCGCAGCAGTTCGTCGCCGCGCGCGGCGGCGGAATCGAGCGCCGCCTTCGGCGTCTTCTTCTGCGCCCACACCTGCTCGAGCTCCTCGTCGACGATCGTGCGGATCTGCGGCATGTTGCCGAGCCGCAGCCCCTTCGTGTACGGCAGCGGCGGTTTGTTCATCATCTGCTTGATCGCCGTGTCCGCGCCCGGGTGCTTCGCATAGAAGCCCTGCTCGCGCGCGAGATCGTATGCGGCCGTCGTCACCGGCAGATAGCCCGTGTCCTCGTGCCACTTCGCGGCGACGGCGGGCGAGCTCAGATAGGCGAGGAACTTCGCGACGCCCTTGTACGTGGCCGGATCCTTGCCCGCGAGCACCCACAGGCTCGCGCCGCCGATGATCGCGTTCTGCGGCGCACCCTTCACGCCCGCATCGTACGGCATCATTCCGGTGCCGAAATCGAACTTCGCGTACTTGTGGATCGTCGCGAGCGCGCCCGACGACGTCGTCATGATCGCGCAATCGCCGCTGTAGAACTTCGCGCTCGCCTCGTCCTTGCGGCCGACGTACGTAAACGTGCCGTCCTTCGCCATGTCCTGCAGGAACTGGATGTGCGCGATCTGCTGCGGCTTGTTGAACTCGAGCGTCGCATCGGCGCCGTCGAAGCCGTTGTTGCGCGTCGCGAACGGCAGGCCATGCCACGCGCTGTAGTTCTCGAGCTGGATCCAGCCCTGCCAGCCCGTCGTGTAGCCGCACGCGTAGCCCGCCTTCTTCAGCTTTTCCGCGTCGGCCTTCACGTCGGCCCACGTTTTCGGCGGCTGGTTCGGATCGAGCCCCGCCTTCCTGAACGCGTCCTTGTTGTAGTACAGCACGGGCGTCGAGCTGTTGAACGGCATCGATACGAGGCGGCCCGTCCTCGCATCGCTGTAGTAGCTCGCGATCGTCGGCACGAACGCCTTCTCGTCGAGCGGCACGCCCGCCTGGCGGAACACGTCGGATACGGGCAGCACCGCCTTCTTTGCCTGCATCATCGTCGCCGTGCCCACTTCGTACACCTGCAGGATCGCCGGCGCGTTGCCGCTGCGGTACGCGGCGATGCCCGCCGCAAGCGCCTGATCGTAGGTGCCTTTGAAGACCGGCACGATCTTGTAGTCGCTTTGCGACGCATTGAACTGCGCGGCGATCTCGTTCACGCGCTCGCCGAGCGCCGCCTCCATCGCATGCCAGAACTGGATCTCGGTGGCAGCGCACGCCGCCTGCTGCGCGCCGAACCAAAGCGCGCCCCCGAACGCGAGCGAACGAACCAGCATCTTGTATTTCATCGACCTCTCTCCTTTTCTCCTCGGTCCGGGCAACGCGCGCCGCACCGTCACGGCATCCGTGCCGGATGCGGCGAGCCGGACAGTTTAGTTTTCGTCCATGACAAACAAGCGTTGATACTCTTTCAGTGCGAAACGATCGGTCATGCCGGCGATGTAATGCGCGACGAGCCGCGGCTGATGCGCGGCGTCGGCCGCCTGATAGTCGGGCGGCAAGAGGCGCGGGTCGCCCGTGAACGCGTTGAAGAGGCCGGTGACGACCCGCTGCGCCTTGCTCGCCATGCGCATCACGCGGTAGTGGCGATACAGGTTCTTGTACAGGAAACGCTTGAGCGCCGCCGCCTGCGTGGCGATCGGCTCGCCGTGCGCGACGAGGGGCGGCGCCGCGCGCACGTCGTCGAGCGAGGTCGGCCCGTGGCGCGCGAGATTGCGCGTCGTCGCGTCGATCAGATCGACGATCAGCGTGTTGATGATCCGGCGCACCGTCTCGTGCACGAGCCGGCGGCCCTCGAGATGCGGATACTCGGCGAGCGCCGCTTCGTAATGGCGCTGCCACAGCTCGACCTCGGCGAGCTGCTCGATCGTGATGAGGCCCGAGCGCAGGCCGTCGTCGACGTCGTGATTGTTGTACGCGATTTCGTCCGCGATGTTCGTGAGCTGCGCTTCGAGCGACGGCTGGCGGCCTTGCAGGAATCGCTCGCCGAGCTCGCCGAGCTTGCGCGCGTTCTCGCGCGAGCAGTGCTTGAGGATGCCTTCGCGCGTCTCGAAGCACAGGTTCAGCCCATTGAACGCGCCGTAATGCTCTTCGAGCTCGTCGACGACGGCGAGGCTCTGCAGATTGTGCTCGAAGCCGCCGTAGTCGCGCATGCACGCGTTGAGCGCGTCCTGCCCGGCGTGGCCGAACGGCGTATGGCCGAGGTCGTGCGCGAGCGAGATCGCCTCGACGAGGTCTTCGTTCAGGCGCAGGTTGCGCGCGACGGACCGGGCGATCTGCGCGACCTCGAGGCTGTGCGTGAGACGCGTGCGGAACAGGTCGCCTTCATGATTCACGAAGACTTGCGTCTTGTATTCGAGGCGCCTGAATGCGGTGGAGTGCACGATGCGGTCGCGATCGCGCTGGAATTCGGTGCGCGCCGCGGGCGGCGGCTCCGGATGGCGCCGCCCGCGCGAGCGCGACGCGTGCGCCGCGTACGGCGCGAGATGCGCTTCGAGCGCTGCGGTGGTCGGCGCGGCGACGGGAATCGCCTGCCCGTCGCCCGCATTCGAGACGCGCGCGTCGCGGGTTTCGCGCGGGATGCCGCCGCCGGGTATTTCGCTCACCGTGTCGTGTCCTCCACGTCAATTGCGCCGGATCGGCCCGTATCGCGTTTACCGGGTGGTTGCCGCCAGTGTCGCGAGAACGGCGTCGTCGGGCGCCGGAGTGATGATCGTTTCGCCGAAGCGTTTGAGCAGTATGAACTTGATCGCGCCCGCCTCGGCCTTCTTGTCGACGCGCATCAGCTCGACATAACGCGCGTCGCCGAGATCCGGCGCGCGCGTCGGCAGATGCGCGGCCTCGACGACGCGGCACAGCCGCGCGCGCGACGCTTCGTCGAGATGGCCGGTTCGCACCGACAGGTCGGCCGCCATCACCATGCCGCAGCCCACCGCCTCGCCGTGCAGCCACTCGCCGTAGCCGAGCCCCGCTTCGATCGCGTGCCCGAACGTATGGCCAAAATTGAGGATCGCGCGCAGACCGCCCTCGCGCTCGTCCGCCGCGACGACGCCCGCCTTGATCTCGCACGAGCGCTTGACCGCGTGCGCGAGCGCGTCGGGATCGCGGCGAGTGAGCGCGCCCACGTTCGCCTCGATCCAGTCGAAGAACGCGGCATCGGCGATCGCGCCCGTCTTGACGATCTCGGCGACGCCCGCGGCAAGCTCGCGATCGGGCAGCGTCGACAGCGCGCCGATATCGGCGATCACCGCCTGCGGCTGATAGAACGCGCCGATCATGTTCTTGCCGAGCGGATGGTTGATGCCCGTCTTGCCGCCGACCGACGAATCAACCTGCGACAGGAGCGTCGTCGGCACCTGGATGAACGGCACGCCGCGCATGTAGCATGCGGCCGCGAAGCCCGTCATGTCGCCGATCACGCCGCCGCCGAGCGCGATCAGCGTCGTCTTGCGATCGGCGTGCTGCTCGAGCAGGCCATCGAAGATCAGATTGAGCGTTTCCCAGTTCTTGTACGCTTCGCCGTCGGGCAGGACGACGGTCGACACGCGCTTGCCGAGCGGCGCGAGCGCGGCGCGCAGCGTGTCGCCGTAGAGCGGCTCGACGGTGGTGTTCGTGACGATCGTGACGGATGCGCCCGCGATGTGCGGCGCGAACAGCTCGGTGCGGCCGATCAGATCGGCGCCGATGTGGATCGGATAGGCGCGCTCGCCCAGGTCGACGTTGACGGTAATCATGCTTGGAGTGGCTTGGCGACGATGCCCGCCATTTCGAGCTGCATCAGCACCATGTTGACGAGCCCGTTGACGGACGGCCGCCCGGTTTCGATGACGAAGTGCGCGCATTCGCGGTAGAGCGGATCGCGCGCTTCGTACAGCGCTTCGAGCTTGGCTTTCGGATCGTCGGTCTGCAACAGCGGGCGATTCTTGTCCTTGCGGGTGCGCAGCCAGAGATCGTGCGGATTCGCGCGCAGATAGACGACGAGGCCCCGTTCGTGAAGCAGCTTGCGGTTCTCGGGGCGCAGGATCGCGCCGCCGCCCGTCGCCAGCACGATGTTCTCGCGCTGCGTGAGCTCGGCGATCATCTGCGCCTCGCGGTCACGGAAGCCCGCTTCGCCCTCGAGTTCGAAGATGACCGGAATGCGCGCGCCGGTGCGCGCCTCGATCTCGTGATCCGAATCGAAGAAGGGTCTGTCGAGCCGGCGCGCGACCGCCCGGCCCACGGTGGTCTTACCCGCCCCCATGAGCCCGACGAAAATTACGTTCACGTGTGGGTCCCGCGCTTGCAACGGCTTCCTCTGCTTCAGTGAGTGTGTCGCGCAGCTTACTGGCAAAGCGCCCGCCTTGTCGAGCCTGGCTCCCACGGGCGTCAGGGCCCGATCACGACGGTCGGCGTGATGTAGACGACGAGCTCGCTGCGCTGCGCACGCTGCGCGCGATGCCTGAAAAGCGCCCCCAACACCGGTATTTTGCCCAAGAGCGGCACGCGAGTCACATCGTCGCGGTCGTCGCTCTCGAAAATCCCGCCGATCGACACCGTTCCGCCGTTTTCGACTTCCACTCGCGTCTGCACATGCTTCGTATGAATCGCGGGGCCGGACGCGGTTTCCTCGCCGACGCTATCCTTCGCGACGTCGAGATCGAGAATCACACGCCCGTCGGGCGTGATCTGCGGCTCGACCTCGAGCTTCAAGGTCGCGCGCCGGAACTGGACGCCGGATACGCCGTTGCCGACCTTCGCCTGGTACGGCAGCTCGGCGCCCTGCTCGACGACGGCCTTGGTCCGGTCCGCCGTCACGACGCGCGGGCTCGACACGATCTGGCCCCGGCCCTCGGCCTCGAGCGCGCTCAACTCGACGTCGAGCAGGCGGCTCGCGCGCGCGGCGAACAGCGTGAGGCCGGCCGTCGCCGCGTCGAAGCCGCTGATCGGCCTGGCGGCGAGCTCCGCCAGCGTGCCGTTGCGGCCGGCGACGATGCCCGTCGCGCGTTCGCCCGCATCGGGCGCGCGCAGCGCGAGGCGCGCGCCGAGATTGCGCGAGAACCCGCGATCGCCCTCGACGATCCTCGCTTCGATCAATACCTGCCGCGACGGCGTATCGAGCTTGCCGATCAGATCGGCGATCTGCGCGAGGCGTCCGGACAGATCGGTGACGAACAGCAGATTCGTCCGAGGATCGGCCAACACCGAGCCGCGCTTGGACAGGATGCGCTGGCCGGCCGAGCCTGCGAGCAGACGCTGCACGTCGGCCGCGCGCGCGTAGCGCAGCACGAAGCCGCGGCTCGCGAGCGGCTCGAGCTGGGCGGCGCGCGCATGCGCATCGAAACGCTGGCGCTCGCGCTCGGCGAGTTCCGCGACGGGCGCCACCCATATCACGCTGCCGCGCCGCGCCATCGCGAGGCCGTGGGCGTCCAGCAGCGCATCGAACGCACTGCGCCAGCGGACATTGTTCAGACGCAACGACACCGTGCCGCGCACCCGCTCGCTGACCACGATATTGAGGCCCGTGAAACGCGCGAATGCATCGAAGACCGCGGCGAGGCTCGCCTGTTGCAGATTGATGGAGATCGGGCGATTGTCGCCGGATGGATCGCCCGTCTCGGTGCCGGTGCCGGCGACGCTCGCGGTCGATACGGCGCCGGCGGCCGGCGGCGACGAACGATGCTCGTCGCTCTCGTCGCTCATGCGTTGCGCCGGCGCGAGCGGCACGGGCGGCCCCTCCAGCGCGGCCTCCTGCGCTTGCAACCCCGCCGATGCCACTGCGCTCGACGTTCCGGCGTCGGCGGACGTCGAGCGGGCCGGTTCCGCCGTTGGGGCCGCCGGCATGCGTTCGGGCATGGCCTCGCCGGCGAATTCAGCCGCTGGCGCCCCGCCGTCCACATCCGGCGAAGGTGCGCCGGCAACCGGGTCGCGCGCCGAATCGAATCGCCATTGCGGCGCGGCCGCCTCCGGCAACGGCGCACGCCCCGCTGCGCCGACCGAAGCGGACGCCGACCAACCGAACGGGGCGCCGACGGGCAGCGGCGGCAACGATGCAACTGCCTCGCCCGCCGCTCCGAGCGCGCATCCCAGCAAGAATCGAACGAGCCCGCGCCTCATCCCGTCGCTCCCCCGACGGTCATCACGCGCCGGCCGCCGCCGTGCGTCGCGAGCGTCACACCTGCCGCCCGGATTCGCGCGACACGCGCGCCGTCCACCGTCTGCCCCGGCGCGACCGACCACGCATCGCTGCCGCGCTCGAACAGCGCGAGCCCGCTGAGCCGGTCGCGAATCACGCCGACGAGCCGTGCGGCGCCGGCCGCATCGTCGATTGCCTGCATCGGCATCGCGGAGAAGGGATCGGCGACGGGAACCGCACGTGCGTCGGCGGGCGGCGGCCCGTCCGCTTCGGCCCCGGGCAACGCGGGCCAGACGTCGAGCCGGGCCTCCAGCAGGGTCGCGCCGTCGTCGCGCTTCACATTCGAGGTCACCGGCACCACGAGCGCAGGCAGCGCGGCGAGCCCGGAGAGGAAGCGGTACAGCGCATCGAAGTCGCCTTCCGCGCTAATGGCGAACACGTAGTCGGCCGCCTCGTTGGCTGCCTGATTGCCGCTCCCATGCGCCGCCTTATTCGTCGTCTTAGTCGCCCTGGTCGCCCTCTCATCGGCCCCAACGTCGCCCCGCTCGCCCGCGCGTTCGCCGCCGAGCCGCTCGAGCTTGCGCACCCGCAGCCCGCTCGCGCCCGCGTGGCCGGCCAGGCGCATCGCCCAATCGGAAGGGGTTTGCGGCTGAGCCGGCGAGCGTTCGGCGCCCGCCGACGGCGCCGACCGGCCGGACGCCGCGGCGAGGAGCCGCCGCGCGCGCGCCTCGCGCGCCGCGACCGATTCGAGCGCCGCTCTGCCGCGCTCGACGCCGCCCCAATCGGCGTCGCGGCCCGCGTATACGCCGCAGACGAACACGCCGCACGCGAACGCCGCGCGCATCGCCATTCGCCAGCCGGCGCCCGACATGCGGCGCGAATCGGCCCATCT is a window of Burkholderia mallei ATCC 23344 DNA encoding:
- a CDS encoding shikimate kinase: MQARDPHVNVIFVGLMGAGKTTVGRAVARRLDRPFFDSDHEIEARTGARIPVIFELEGEAGFRDREAQMIAELTQRENIVLATGGGAILRPENRKLLHERGLVVYLRANPHDLWLRTRKDKNRPLLQTDDPKAKLEALYEARDPLYRECAHFVIETGRPSVNGLVNMVLMQLEMAGIVAKPLQA
- the aroB gene encoding 3-dehydroquinate synthase is translated as MITVNVDLGERAYPIHIGADLIGRTELFAPHIAGASVTIVTNTTVEPLYGDTLRAALAPLGKRVSTVVLPDGEAYKNWETLNLIFDGLLEQHADRKTTLIALGGGVIGDMTGFAAACYMRGVPFIQVPTTLLSQVDSSVGGKTGINHPLGKNMIGAFYQPQAVIADIGALSTLPDRELAAGVAEIVKTGAIADAAFFDWIEANVGALTRRDPDALAHAVKRSCEIKAGVVAADEREGGLRAILNFGHTFGHAIEAGLGYGEWLHGEAVGCGMVMAADLSVRTGHLDEASRARLCRVVEAAHLPTRAPDLGDARYVELMRVDKKAEAGAIKFILLKRFGETIITPAPDDAVLATLAATTR
- the pilQ gene encoding type IV pilus secretin PilQ: MRRGLVRFLLGCALGAAGEAVASLPPLPVGAPFGWSASASVGAAGRAPLPEAAAPQWRFDSARDPVAGAPSPDVDGGAPAAEFAGEAMPERMPAAPTAEPARSTSADAGTSSAVASAGLQAQEAALEGPPVPLAPAQRMSDESDEHRSSPPAAGAVSTASVAGTGTETGDPSGDNRPISINLQQASLAAVFDAFARFTGLNIVVSERVRGTVSLRLNNVRWRSAFDALLDAHGLAMARRGSVIWVAPVAELAERERQRFDAHARAAQLEPLASRGFVLRYARAADVQRLLAGSAGQRILSKRGSVLADPRTNLLFVTDLSGRLAQIADLIGKLDTPSRQVLIEARIVEGDRGFSRNLGARLALRAPDAGERATGIVAGRNGTLAELAARPISGFDAATAGLTLFAARASRLLDVELSALEAEGRGQIVSSPRVVTADRTKAVVEQGAELPYQAKVGNGVSGVQFRRATLKLEVEPQITPDGRVILDLDVAKDSVGEETASGPAIHTKHVQTRVEVENGGTVSIGGIFESDDRDDVTRVPLLGKIPVLGALFRHRAQRAQRSELVVYITPTVVIGP
- a CDS encoding deoxyguanosinetriphosphate triphosphohydrolase — protein: MSEIPGGGIPRETRDARVSNAGDGQAIPVAAPTTAALEAHLAPYAAHASRSRGRRHPEPPPAARTEFQRDRDRIVHSTAFRRLEYKTQVFVNHEGDLFRTRLTHSLEVAQIARSVARNLRLNEDLVEAISLAHDLGHTPFGHAGQDALNACMRDYGGFEHNLQSLAVVDELEEHYGAFNGLNLCFETREGILKHCSRENARKLGELGERFLQGRQPSLEAQLTNIADEIAYNNHDVDDGLRSGLITIEQLAEVELWQRHYEAALAEYPHLEGRRLVHETVRRIINTLIVDLIDATTRNLARHGPTSLDDVRAAPPLVAHGEPIATQAAALKRFLYKNLYRHYRVMRMASKAQRVVTGLFNAFTGDPRLLPPDYQAADAAHQPRLVAHYIAGMTDRFALKEYQRLFVMDEN
- the ugpB gene encoding sn-glycerol-3-phosphate ABC transporter substrate-binding protein UgpB; amino-acid sequence: MKYKMLVRSLAFGGALWFGAQQAACAATEIQFWHAMEAALGERVNEIAAQFNASQSDYKIVPVFKGTYDQALAAGIAAYRSGNAPAILQVYEVGTATMMQAKKAVLPVSDVFRQAGVPLDEKAFVPTIASYYSDARTGRLVSMPFNSSTPVLYYNKDAFRKAGLDPNQPPKTWADVKADAEKLKKAGYACGYTTGWQGWIQLENYSAWHGLPFATRNNGFDGADATLEFNKPQQIAHIQFLQDMAKDGTFTYVGRKDEASAKFYSGDCAIMTTSSGALATIHKYAKFDFGTGMMPYDAGVKGAPQNAIIGGASLWVLAGKDPATYKGVAKFLAYLSSPAVAAKWHEDTGYLPVTTAAYDLAREQGFYAKHPGADTAIKQMMNKPPLPYTKGLRLGNMPQIRTIVDEELEQVWAQKKTPKAALDSAAARGDELLRRFEKSGG